The segment TAATAAGCCTTATTTTCATTTAATAATTGCTGTAAATATTTTTTATAAGTTTCCAGGCGTTCACTTTGCCGATATGGTCCAAAGTCTCCGTCGACGTCCGGCCCTTCATCATAATCAATTCCGAGCCAATGCAGACTTTCAATAATTTCTTTGGTAAATTTTTCATCAGATCGTTCTAAATCAGTATCTTCAATGCGTAAAACAAATTTTCCGCCCTGGTTTTTGGCGAACAAATAGTTAAAAAGCGCGGTTCTCGCTGTGCCAATATGTAAATATCCCGTCGGTGACGGGGCGATACGAACTCTAATTTCTTCTTTTTTAGGCATATTTTTTACCATTTTTAATTACTTTCCAGCTGAATTTTATCGTTGCGGTTAAAATTCTTTTCCAGCGCCAGGGCTGCATAAAAAGTCGCCAGAGCCATTCTAATCCAATTTTTCTCATCCATTTCGGCGCGCGTTTTATTTTGCCGGCAATAAAATCAAATGCTCCTCCGACGCCCATCGCGATTTTTATTGAGGAAATATTTTCTAAATTTTTTGCAATCCACTTTTCCTGCTTTCCCGCACCAAACGCCACAAATAAGATGTCGGGTTTTGCAAAATTTATTACTTGATTGTTTACGGTTAATTTTTGATCAGTAATTATGCCGCCGCTTTCCGCTCCAGCCATCCGCAACCCGGGAAATTTTTCCTTTAGTTTTTCCGCAGCTCTCTTGGCAATCCCCTCTCCTCCACCCAAAAGATAGATTGAATAATTTTTTTGTTCAGCAAGGCGGCAAAGATCTACCATTAGATCAACACCGTGAATTTTTTCCGGGAGTGGTCGCTTTAAATATCGTGAGGCAAAAATCAATCCCACACCGTCCGGCACGGCTAAATCTGCGCGGTTTATAATTCCTAGAAATTCTTTGTCACTTTGTGCGGCCACCACTATTTCCGGATTGGGTGTGACAATATAATGTTGCCGGTCGTCGGATAAAAACTTTTCTACTTTATCGAGAACATCAGCTTTATTCAAATTATCTATTTGAACTCCTAAAATGTTTACTTTCACAAATTTATTTCAAGGGAAAAGATTTAAGAACAGAGTAAACCGACCCGTCAGAAGTAAGTTCACTTTCCATAAGTTCAACACTTTTTACAGGAAAAGTCATGGACGGAATTTTTACGCTGGCGATTTTACATCTGGACCAGTCCTTAATTCTGCCCAGAGTTAGATGTCCCTGCCACGGACGCGTATCAACTTTATGGCCAAGATTTTCGAGCATTACTTCAAGTTTACCAATCAAATCATGGAGAGTTTCCGTATCTTCTACCGCAGTAAAAAACACCCGTGGTTCTCGTTCATTCGGAAAACAACCAGAAGTTCCAATATTTAATTTAAAAGATTCAATACGTTTAGTTATTTCTTCAATCCCCTCTTCCACCAGAGCAATTTGCTTTTCGCTTAGATCACCGAAGAAATGCAATGTTAGATGAAGATTTTCTGGTTCAACCCACTTTATCCCGTAATCAGGATTTAATTTTTTCAATTCTTCAATAATAGGGTCGAATTTTTTCTTTATGTCGTCTGGCAGATTTATGGCGATAAAAGTGCGTTTAGTCATAAATTTTCCGAAATTATTAGTGTTAAAATTATAGCATTTTTTTGTTTTTAAGGCAAACTTTATGCGTTGACTAAAATTCAATTTTTTGGTAAATTTTAGGCAGTGAGGCGGAAGCCGGGGTCTCCGGGTAGTTGGGATTTTCTCCGTGGCTCGGAGGAGAGAGGAGAGTAAAATAATGGCAGCGGGAAATTCTCGAGTAAGGTATGGTTCAGGTCATTCGACAAGAGAAATGCCCGTTCTTCCGGATTGCCGACGGGGCCATGTCTGTATTTCTTCGTCTCGTGGAGCGGGCCATTGTGGCCACTGTGATACGGATTTCATCTGTCCTTCATGCAAACATAATGGCATGAAGACCAAGGATTGCGAACCGCCTGCCTTCATCCTGCAGTGTCCCCGATGTCAACACGAAGAACGGATTCACTGGGTTGAGTTTGACATCCAGTGTCCCCGATGCGGATGTAAAAACGCTTCCGGGACATATTCGAGGTTGCTGGAACCGATCATTCAATGCCCGGACTGCGGACCGAGTAGGGGGGGTGTCGGTCGTGCAGAAAAGGAGGGGAAATGAGCAAACTGCCTGGAAGGCAAGAAGAGGGAAAAATTCCATCCTGGTTTTTGGACGGTCAAGGCCAGATTGGTTGCACGGCAATCGGAGGCAATCCTCCGTCGACTCTTCTGCACATACCCCCTGTTTTAGAGGGTGTGGATGTGGAACAAGCCTGGTGGCCAAAAAATGGGCTGGGAGGCGATTATGAGTTGCTTCCCTGGCTGACGCGCCCAATTTGAACAAAAGAAGGGGAAGACAAGGTGGCAAGAAAATCTGGACGTCGTAAGAACATCTTCAGTGGTCTTGGAATCTCTCCTGAACAAGAAGCTGCGCTCAGAAGAAGGGCGCCGCCGCTTTCGGAGAGACGGTGGCTCGAGATACAACTGCTCATTGCGCGGGATGCGTTGGCCGACAGTTTTCCCCTGGAACCGATTTTTGTCGTTCCGCCAATCGTGGGACGCGAAGAGCGCAAGCCGCGAAGATCGATTCTGATCGACAACTTCTCCGGAGTAGAAAGGCTTCGCTAGGGAGAAGAACTACGTGAGTGAAGACGCTAATTTAAAAGAGCGCGAAGAAGCTTTGCGCCAACGACTTGTTACCTGGGCAGCACTTACTCCGGAGGAACGTCTGGATGCGAGGGTAAAAAGACTTCGTTTGTGGAAGCGACTCGAGGAAGAAGCCACCGGTGTCTGCAGTCGCGAAGCTGGTCTGCCCGGTGACTGGGATATTCCTTGCCGACCCGACGTGGAGTTTAAGGAGGTGGATTAGCCGACGCGAAAGAGGAAGCGTCGGTTTTTTTATTATCTGATTTTTGCTATAATTAAAGTATGAAAGAGGCTTTATTTTACAAAAAATTATCCAAAAATCGCGTCCAGTGCCAGGCGTGTAGTCATTACTGTAAAATCGCGCCAGGCAATCGCGGGATTTGTGGCGTTCGGGAAAATCAGGACGGCAAACTTTATTCTTTGGTTTACGGAAAAATTGTCGCCAAAAATGTTGATCCAATTGAGAAAAAACCACTTTTTCATTTTTTACCGGGAACAAAAAGTTTATCGATTGCTACGGTCGGCTGCAATTTCAGATGTCTCTATTGTCAGAACGCAGACATTGCCCAGATGCCGAAAGAAAGCGTTTTATTCCGAGAAGGCAACGTCCCAGGAATTGATCTGACGCCAAAAAATATTGTGAACGAGGCATTATTGATCGGCGCGCCGAGTATAGCTTATACTTATACCGAACCGACGATTTTTATTGAGTTTGCTCTGGAAACAATGAAGCTGGCGCGCCAGAAAAATTTAAAAAATATCTGGGTGACAAACGGTTACGCGAGCAAAGAAGTTTTAAAAGAAGTAATCCCCTATCTTGACGCGGCCAATATTGATATAAAAGGTTTTACTGAAGAATTTTATAATAAAATTTGCGGCGCGAAGTTGCAGCCGGTTTTGGAAGCCGCAAAAATGATGAAGCGCGGCGGTGTTTGGGTAGAAATTACAACGCTTGTTGTGCCCGAGCAAAATGATACGAAAGAACATTTTGAAAGTATCGCTAAATTTATTGCTAAAAATTTGGGAAAAGAAACTCCGTGGCATATCTCTAAATTTTTTCCAACTTACAAATTAAAAAACTTGCCACCCACTCCCCAATCATCTTTGATTGAAGCCAGAGAGTTTGGAAAAAAATTCGGTTTGCGCTATATTTATTTAGGTAATGTGCCGCTCGCGGAAGGCGAAACAACTATTTGCCCAAAGTGCGGCGTTAAAATGATTGAACGTTCTGGTTATGAAATTGTCCGCTACGACAAAGACGGTAAATGCGCGAATTGTGGTGAAAATTTAAATTTAATTTTAAAATAATTTTTAACTTTAAAATTATGGCCGAACAAATAAGCGGAATTGAACGGGTGCAAGAATTGCGTTCAAGATTAGAAATTTTTTGGAGGAACGTTTTAGGGGAATATTTTGAACAACACCATGAGTATCCCCCGTTTGTGGATCGGGGAAAAGTTGGTGAATTTATTCAATTGGTTAGTAATAGGGATTCTCAATTTAGACAAAGCGTGGAGCAATTTAGGCCGATTCAAAGTGAAGTAGAAAAAGTAGCCATGGAAGTATATCGCGATCTCATAAAAGCAAAGTAGAAAAAATCGTCCACGTCGAACTAAAGTCCCGCTTATTTCTGTGGGATTTTAGTTATAGTTGACAAGATTTTTGGTTGAGTTAAAATATAATTAGCACTCTAAACTTAAGACTGCTAATTTTTAAACATTTAAATATTGATTATAAAATATGCCAATGCTCCCGCAAAATTTTACCACTAAATCTCAGGAAGCCCTGCAGGCGGCCCAGGGTTTGGTTTTTGAATATAACCATCAATATTTGGATCCTCTTCACGTTTTTTCAGCTCTTTTGGACCAGGAGGGCGGGATTGTTGGTTCGCTTCTTCAAAAACTGGGGATTAATATAGTTGATTTAAAACAAAGAATTTTAACAGAGTTTCAAAAATTACCAAAGCACGCCGGTCGGAGGCAAGGAGGTATGGCGCAAATGAATGTTGGGCAGGAAATGGTTCAAGTTTTTTATGCCGTGGAAAAAGAAGCCAAAAAAATGAAAGATGAATATATTAGCACTGAACATATGCTTTTGGGATTAGTAAGCGTGAAAAGCCGGGCTAGTGAAATTTTATCTGCGGCGGGCGTAACCTACGACGGAGCGCTTAAGGTTCTCGCTGAAGTTCGCGGTACGCAGAAAGTTGATTCACCGGAACCGGAAGCAAAATACCAAGTTTTGGAAAAATATACGATTAATCTTACAGAATTAGCTCGTCAGAAAAAACTTGATCCGGTCATAGGCCGCGATGAAGAAATCCGTCGCGTGATGCAAGTGCTTTCGCGCCGGACAA is part of the Patescibacteria group bacterium genome and harbors:
- a CDS encoding WecB/TagA/CpsF family glycosyltransferase — encoded protein: MKVNILGVQIDNLNKADVLDKVEKFLSDDRQHYIVTPNPEIVVAAQSDKEFLGIINRADLAVPDGVGLIFASRYLKRPLPEKIHGVDLMVDLCRLAEQKNYSIYLLGGGEGIAKRAAEKLKEKFPGLRMAGAESGGIITDQKLTVNNQVINFAKPDILFVAFGAGKQEKWIAKNLENISSIKIAMGVGGAFDFIAGKIKRAPKWMRKIGLEWLWRLFMQPWRWKRILTATIKFSWKVIKNGKKYA
- the thpR gene encoding RNA 2',3'-cyclic phosphodiesterase, which gives rise to MTKRTFIAINLPDDIKKKFDPIIEELKKLNPDYGIKWVEPENLHLTLHFFGDLSEKQIALVEEGIEEITKRIESFKLNIGTSGCFPNEREPRVFFTAVEDTETLHDLIGKLEVMLENLGHKVDTRPWQGHLTLGRIKDWSRCKIASVKIPSMTFPVKSVELMESELTSDGSVYSVLKSFPLK
- the amrS gene encoding AmmeMemoRadiSam system radical SAM enzyme, whose translation is MKEALFYKKLSKNRVQCQACSHYCKIAPGNRGICGVRENQDGKLYSLVYGKIVAKNVDPIEKKPLFHFLPGTKSLSIATVGCNFRCLYCQNADIAQMPKESVLFREGNVPGIDLTPKNIVNEALLIGAPSIAYTYTEPTIFIEFALETMKLARQKNLKNIWVTNGYASKEVLKEVIPYLDAANIDIKGFTEEFYNKICGAKLQPVLEAAKMMKRGGVWVEITTLVVPEQNDTKEHFESIAKFIAKNLGKETPWHISKFFPTYKLKNLPPTPQSSLIEAREFGKKFGLRYIYLGNVPLAEGETTICPKCGVKMIERSGYEIVRYDKDGKCANCGENLNLILK